In Porphyrobacter sp. LM 6, one DNA window encodes the following:
- a CDS encoding PilZ domain-containing protein: MLDQAATTSCEQDVANYGRRAAARLRLSIPAQLVSIYATHDCILLDLSRTGARVALAEPLAVGEGGYLRIGRLEVFCEAVRAMNGAGGGLNGLVFDDPLTNAEVLETRHHAETFEQSRRFALREQVRKWVAGEK; this comes from the coding sequence ATGCTGGATCAAGCCGCAACCACATCGTGTGAGCAGGACGTCGCGAACTACGGGCGCCGCGCAGCTGCGCGCCTGCGGCTTTCGATCCCGGCACAGCTGGTTTCGATCTACGCCACGCATGACTGCATTCTGCTCGATCTCTCGCGGACAGGCGCGCGCGTTGCCCTGGCCGAGCCGCTGGCGGTGGGCGAGGGCGGCTATCTCAGGATCGGGCGGCTAGAGGTGTTCTGCGAAGCGGTGCGCGCCATGAATGGCGCCGGCGGGGGGCTGAACGGGCTGGTCTTCGATGATCCGCTGACCAACGCCGAGGTGCTTGAGACCCGGCACCATGCCGAGACCTTCGAGCAATCGCGGCGGTTTGCCCTGCGCGAACAGGTCCGCAAATGGGTTGCGGGGGAAAAGTGA
- the pspF gene encoding phage shock protein operon transcriptional activator has protein sequence MKLESQFIGQSGAFLDAVERASRAAAMNRPVLVIGERGTGKELIAERLHRLSSRWDEPLVTMNCAALPETLIEAELFGHEAGAFTGATKARAGRFEEADRGTLFLDELGTLSMGAQERLLRAVEYGEVTRIGASRPIRVDVRIVAATNDDLPALAASGDFRADLLDRLSFEVITLPPLRVREGDIGVLAEYFGRRMAAELDWDRWPGFAAHIKDALEEHPWPGNVRELRNVVERAVYRWADPERPIAHVQFDPFDSPWRPRPPEHRRSTPAAPSPSAASSPAPAMANLDAVEDLRAAVDAHERAILQTALGKHRWNQRQTARALGLTYDQLRHCIRKHGLMEGQD, from the coding sequence ATGAAGCTCGAAAGCCAGTTCATCGGCCAATCCGGGGCCTTCCTCGACGCGGTCGAGCGTGCCTCGCGCGCTGCGGCGATGAACCGCCCCGTGCTTGTGATCGGCGAGCGCGGCACGGGTAAAGAACTGATCGCCGAACGACTTCACCGCCTGTCGAGCCGCTGGGACGAGCCGCTGGTGACGATGAACTGCGCAGCGCTTCCCGAAACCCTGATCGAAGCCGAGCTGTTCGGACACGAGGCGGGCGCCTTCACCGGCGCCACCAAGGCGCGCGCGGGCCGCTTTGAAGAAGCCGATCGCGGCACGCTGTTCCTTGATGAACTCGGCACGCTGTCGATGGGCGCGCAGGAGCGGCTGCTGCGCGCGGTCGAATATGGCGAAGTGACGCGCATCGGTGCCTCGCGCCCGATCCGGGTCGATGTGCGGATTGTCGCGGCGACCAATGATGATCTGCCCGCGCTCGCCGCCAGCGGCGACTTCCGTGCCGACCTGCTCGACCGGCTGAGTTTCGAGGTCATCACCCTGCCGCCGCTGCGCGTGCGCGAAGGCGATATCGGGGTGCTGGCAGAGTATTTCGGGCGGCGCATGGCGGCCGAGCTCGACTGGGACCGCTGGCCGGGCTTCGCCGCGCATATCAAGGACGCGCTCGAGGAGCATCCCTGGCCCGGCAATGTCCGCGAGCTGCGCAACGTGGTCGAACGCGCGGTCTATCGCTGGGCCGATCCCGAAAGGCCGATCGCGCATGTCCAGTTCGATCCCTTCGACAGTCCGTGGCGCCCGCGTCCGCCCGAGCACCGGCGCAGCACGCCCGCTGCGCCTTCGCCCAGTGCGGCGTCCAGCCCGGCGCCGGCGATGGCCAATCTCGATGCGGTGGAAGACCTGCGCGCCGCGGTCGACGCGCATGAACGGGCGATCCTCCAGACCGCGCTCGGCAAGCATCGCTGGAACCAGCGCCAGACTGCCCGGGCGCTGGGGCTAACCTATGATCAGCTGCGCCATTGCATCCGCAAGCACGGGCTGATGGAAGGGCAGGACTAG
- the pspA gene encoding phage shock protein PspA: MTARDRANTFLDGVAFMGIFSRTRDIIAANFNDMLDKADDPAKMIRMIILEMEETLVEVRASAARTIADQKEMHRHCVKLDRLQADWAEKAQLALSKDREDLARAALVEKKKAGDMADQLKTEIAVLDDALRAYEDDIQKLQHRLREARSRQTAIAARLESAENRVKLRTLMSTERTDEALARFDQLERRVDYAEGRADALQIAESKTPSLADEIAALAGSDAIDDELEAMKKALGKADDSAKDLGGE, encoded by the coding sequence ATGACCGCGCGCGACCGCGCCAATACGTTTCTCGATGGAGTAGCCTTCATGGGCATTTTCAGCCGCACCCGTGACATCATTGCCGCCAACTTCAACGACATGCTCGACAAGGCAGATGATCCGGCCAAGATGATCCGCATGATCATCCTCGAAATGGAGGAAACCCTGGTCGAAGTCCGCGCCAGTGCGGCGCGCACCATCGCCGATCAGAAGGAAATGCATCGCCACTGCGTCAAGCTTGACCGGCTTCAGGCCGACTGGGCCGAGAAGGCACAGCTCGCGCTCAGCAAGGACCGCGAAGACCTCGCCCGCGCGGCGCTGGTCGAGAAGAAGAAGGCCGGCGATATGGCCGACCAGCTCAAGACCGAAATCGCCGTGCTGGACGATGCGCTGCGTGCCTACGAGGACGACATCCAGAAGCTCCAGCATCGTCTGCGCGAAGCCCGCAGCCGCCAGACCGCGATCGCCGCGCGCCTCGAAAGCGCCGAGAACCGCGTCAAGCTGCGCACGCTGATGAGCACCGAACGCACCGACGAGGCGCTCGCCCGCTTCGACCAGCTCGAACGCCGGGTCGATTACGCCGAAGGCCGTGCCGACGCGCTGCAGATCGCGGAAAGCAAAACCCCGTCGCTCGCCGATGAAATTGCGGCACTCGCCGGTTCGGACGCGATCGACGACGAATTGGAAGCCATGAAGAAAGCGCTCGGCAAGGCCGACGACAGCGCCAAAGACCTTGGGGGAGAATAA
- the pspB gene encoding envelope stress response membrane protein PspB produces the protein MPFEVVLVVATLFIGLPWLVLHYMTKWKTAPTITADDEVLLEELYNLAKRLDQRMETVERLVATDDPAFTPARRLIAEHADDNQQLRELEQLIAEKKGTRA, from the coding sequence ATGCCGTTTGAAGTCGTACTCGTTGTTGCAACGCTCTTCATCGGCCTGCCCTGGCTGGTCCTGCACTACATGACCAAGTGGAAGACAGCCCCCACCATCACCGCCGATGACGAAGTGCTGCTGGAGGAACTCTACAACCTCGCCAAGCGCCTCGATCAACGGATGGAAACGGTCGAACGCCTGGTCGCCACCGATGACCCGGCCTTTACTCCGGCCCGCCGCCTGATCGCCGAACACGCCGACGACAACCAGCAGCTCCGCGAGCTTGAACAGCTGATCGCCGAGAAGAAAGGAACCCGCGCATGA
- the pspC gene encoding envelope stress response membrane protein PspC, with protein MNSPRTTLYRDKHNAKLMGVCSGIADYTGVNVLWVRLGTLALAMGLGWPIFAYFIAGFVLNKKPPYLYRDANEQKYWQSVRQSPRRTAREIKASFRDIDRRLAAVEAHYVSSNPRLTAEIERLR; from the coding sequence ATGAACAGCCCCCGCACAACGCTTTACCGCGACAAGCACAATGCCAAGCTGATGGGTGTGTGCTCGGGGATTGCCGACTACACCGGCGTCAATGTCCTGTGGGTCCGCCTCGGCACGCTGGCACTGGCGATGGGTCTGGGCTGGCCGATCTTCGCCTACTTCATCGCCGGTTTCGTGCTCAATAAGAAGCCGCCCTATCTCTACCGCGATGCGAACGAGCAGAAGTACTGGCAGTCCGTCCGCCAGAGCCCGCGCCGCACCGCCCGGGAGATCAAGGCGAGCTTCCGCGACATCGACCGCCGCCTGGCCGCAGTGGAAGCCCACTACGTCAGCAGCAACCCGCGTCTGACCGCCGAGATCGAGCGGCTGCGCTAA
- a CDS encoding SufE family protein, which translates to MRTLSDILEEYEFLEGDERYGLLIELGRSLEPMPDALKTDATLVRGCSAAVWVYPAGTDAEKLHFLADSNAAITKGIVALVIAAVQDKPAAEVASMDVMGALGPFDLKNQLSSNRTQGVPNMIALVKEHAARLAAG; encoded by the coding sequence ATGCGCACCCTTTCCGACATTCTCGAGGAGTACGAATTCCTCGAAGGCGACGAACGCTATGGCCTGCTGATCGAGCTGGGCCGCAGCCTCGAACCCATGCCCGATGCCCTGAAGACCGATGCAACGCTGGTGCGCGGCTGTTCGGCCGCCGTGTGGGTCTATCCGGCGGGGACGGACGCGGAAAAGCTGCACTTCCTCGCCGATAGCAATGCCGCGATCACCAAGGGGATCGTCGCGCTCGTCATCGCCGCGGTGCAGGACAAGCCCGCCGCCGAAGTCGCAAGCATGGACGTGATGGGCGCGCTCGGCCCGTTCGATCTCAAGAACCAGCTCTCGAGCAACCGCACCCAGGGCGTGCCGAACATGATCGCGCTGGTGAAGGAACACGCTGCCCGCCTTGCTGCGGGGTGA
- a CDS encoding VOC family protein, translating to MLTNAKPVCFVLAADLAKARSFYTDTLSLTETGEDPFAVSYDLAGTTLRLTKVEGHQPNPHTVLGWQVADIEAEIDALIAKGVAFAVYEGFGQDARGIWTHPGSGAKIAWFHDPEGNNLSLTQFGG from the coding sequence ATGCTGACCAACGCCAAACCCGTCTGCTTTGTCCTCGCCGCCGATCTGGCCAAGGCGCGCAGCTTCTATACCGACACCCTCAGCTTGACCGAGACCGGCGAGGATCCCTTCGCGGTCAGCTATGATCTGGCTGGCACAACCTTGCGACTGACGAAGGTCGAGGGCCATCAGCCAAACCCGCATACGGTGCTCGGCTGGCAGGTTGCGGATATCGAAGCGGAGATCGATGCGCTGATAGCCAAGGGCGTGGCCTTTGCGGTCTATGAAGGCTTCGGACAAGATGCGCGCGGGATCTGGACCCATCCCGGGTCGGGCGCGAAGATCGCCTGGTTTCATGACCCCGAGGGCAACAACCTTAGCCTGACCCAGTTCGGCGGCTAG
- a CDS encoding sterol desaturase family protein — protein sequence MSWLEVFLTVMSSLIGMELFAWVAHKYIMHGWGWGWHRDHHEPHDNMFEKNDLFAVVFGSINAAMYIYGSLYWDWLWWFAVGISLYGVIYTLVHDGLVHQRYFRWVPRKGYAKRLVQAHKLHHATIGKEGGVSFGFVFARDPAKLKAELKAQKEAGLAVVRDAVGAGDDGFEVVGRNL from the coding sequence ATGAGCTGGCTCGAAGTGTTCCTGACCGTCATGTCCTCGTTGATCGGGATGGAGCTGTTCGCCTGGGTGGCGCACAAGTACATCATGCACGGCTGGGGCTGGGGCTGGCACCGCGATCACCACGAACCGCACGACAATATGTTCGAGAAGAACGATCTGTTCGCCGTGGTGTTCGGCTCGATCAATGCCGCGATGTATATCTACGGCTCGCTCTACTGGGACTGGCTGTGGTGGTTCGCTGTCGGCATCTCGCTCTACGGCGTGATCTACACGCTGGTGCATGATGGCCTGGTGCATCAGCGTTATTTCCGCTGGGTGCCGCGCAAGGGCTACGCCAAGCGGCTGGTGCAGGCGCACAAGCTGCACCATGCGACGATCGGGAAAGAGGGCGGGGTCAGCTTCGGCTTCGTCTTCGCGCGCGATCCGGCCAAGCTGAAGGCGGAATTGAAGGCGCAGAAGGAAGCGGGCCTGGCCGTTGTGCGCGATGCAGTGGGCGCCGGGGACGATGGCTTCGAGGTTGTCGGCCGCAATCTCTAG
- a CDS encoding fatty acid desaturase — MSSPHFVLPARSLQRAVGLVLALAIAGSWLGIHAWGIFVFELTWSNWPLALAVAVVQCWLSVGVFIVCHDAMHGSLVPGHPKINGAIGAVLLALYAGFAWRQLRDAHFAHHKLAGHAGDPDFDEHNPAHFGRWYATFFRRYFGWRSILFVHTVVGIYWLVLDIPMIQIVLLYGLPALASSLQLFYFGTFRPHRHEAGEDGTGFADRHNTRSEDFGTLASLASCFHFGYHLEHHRRPDVPWWALPGARRAGVGKVELTEKVPA, encoded by the coding sequence ATGAGCAGCCCGCATTTCGTCCTGCCCGCGCGGTCTTTGCAGCGCGCTGTCGGCCTGGTGCTGGCGCTGGCGATTGCCGGAAGCTGGCTCGGCATCCACGCCTGGGGGATTTTTGTCTTCGAACTGACGTGGTCGAACTGGCCGCTCGCGCTGGCAGTTGCAGTGGTGCAATGCTGGCTTTCGGTCGGCGTGTTCATCGTATGCCATGATGCGATGCACGGCAGCCTTGTTCCCGGCCATCCCAAAATCAACGGCGCGATCGGCGCGGTTCTACTGGCGCTTTATGCGGGCTTTGCATGGCGGCAGCTGAGGGACGCGCATTTCGCGCACCACAAGCTGGCGGGCCACGCCGGCGACCCCGATTTCGACGAGCACAATCCGGCGCATTTCGGACGCTGGTATGCGACCTTTTTCCGGCGTTACTTCGGCTGGCGTTCGATCCTGTTCGTGCACACCGTGGTCGGCATTTACTGGCTGGTGCTGGATATTCCCATGATCCAGATCGTGCTGCTTTACGGGCTGCCCGCGCTCGCCTCCTCGCTCCAGCTGTTCTACTTCGGCACCTTCCGTCCGCACCGCCATGAAGCGGGCGAGGATGGGACGGGTTTCGCCGACCGGCACAACACCCGCAGCGAGGATTTCGGCACGCTCGCAAGCCTCGCCTCGTGCTTCCATTTCGGCTATCATCTCGAACACCACCGTCGCCCCGACGTGCCGTGGTGGGCGCTACCCGGTGCGCGCCGGGCCGGGGTGGGCAAGGTAGAATTGACTGAGAAGGTGCCCGCATGA